A single genomic interval of Lysobacter avium harbors:
- a CDS encoding TonB-dependent receptor, with protein MYRKQLSVAIVCALLAPGVWAQDTSNTATPDVAAQDSQAKTLDAVTVTARRRTESIQDVPVAISAFGEEALKDLQADTVEGLQGVVPNMNIVQGRGSANSINVFIRGIGQPDALQTFDPGVGMYVDDVYYSRINGAMFSLFDVQQVEVLRGPQGTLYGKNSTGGAIKVSTKNPFEDTGGSVEATVGNFGQREGKFYFGGELNEFVAMSLAGAMSESDGYVTDPSTGRKYNGDENKALRAKIAFKVSDNVNATLSLDHNKQDAPLTLGQPTAPLIQTDVAFGPVVLKPAPTGEYDFRTRTSFGPGQGQEMTHQGASLAVDWDMNAQWRFKSISAWRKLKTNSFIDIDASEFELGDVLVAIDQKQKSQEFQFQYDNGSNLQAIFGLYYMNEKVPSYQEAYASDFFAFAGTPISFLRTIEDDLDTTSKAAFAHMSWEFVPTWTLAAGLRYSKDEKDYTRSTSTYWGPLFAALNETVAFDGRQSWDAWTPSISLQKAFSSNVMGYVSANRGFKSGGFNGRANSVLETTQAVFDPEFVWTYEAGVKMRSADGRMQGNVTAFHSEYKDFQARVSEIVNPDSPTPSFSFPVLNAAALKIDGIEFEGSALLGEGTRLSGQLSYMNARYDEFVDPRVQLDPALANLHDHVPFSPDFTARVALQHTFMMDGGAGLTIGGDVSYRDDTWLSVDNRSNLMQDAYATYGLFGVWDSSNYAWQVRAGVRNLGDKVYKTDGQEFSSVANIQTAYYGMPRNYYLSVRYNF; from the coding sequence ATGTACCGTAAGCAGTTGAGTGTCGCCATCGTCTGCGCATTGCTCGCGCCGGGCGTCTGGGCGCAGGACACGTCAAATACCGCAACACCCGACGTCGCCGCGCAGGACAGCCAGGCCAAGACGCTCGACGCCGTGACCGTGACCGCCCGCCGGCGCACCGAGTCCATCCAGGACGTTCCGGTCGCGATCAGCGCATTTGGCGAGGAAGCCCTGAAGGACCTGCAGGCCGACACCGTCGAGGGCCTGCAGGGCGTCGTCCCCAATATGAACATCGTGCAGGGCCGAGGATCGGCCAACTCGATCAACGTATTCATCCGCGGCATTGGTCAGCCCGACGCGCTGCAGACCTTTGATCCCGGCGTGGGCATGTACGTCGATGACGTGTATTACTCGCGCATCAACGGCGCGATGTTCTCCCTTTTCGACGTGCAGCAGGTGGAGGTGCTGCGCGGCCCGCAGGGCACGTTGTATGGCAAGAATTCCACCGGCGGCGCCATCAAGGTCAGTACCAAAAATCCGTTCGAGGACACCGGCGGCTCGGTTGAGGCCACGGTGGGCAACTTCGGCCAGCGCGAAGGCAAGTTCTACTTCGGCGGCGAGTTGAACGAGTTCGTGGCGATGAGCCTCGCTGGGGCGATGAGCGAGAGCGATGGCTACGTGACCGATCCGTCCACGGGCCGCAAGTACAACGGCGACGAAAACAAGGCGCTGCGTGCCAAGATCGCCTTCAAGGTCAGCGACAACGTCAATGCCACCCTGTCACTCGACCACAACAAGCAGGACGCGCCGCTGACCCTGGGCCAGCCGACCGCGCCGCTCATCCAGACCGACGTCGCGTTCGGCCCCGTCGTGCTGAAGCCGGCGCCGACCGGAGAATACGATTTCCGCACCCGGACCTCGTTCGGTCCTGGCCAGGGGCAGGAAATGACCCACCAAGGCGCCAGCCTTGCAGTCGATTGGGACATGAACGCGCAGTGGCGCTTCAAGAGCATCAGCGCGTGGCGCAAGCTGAAGACCAACTCCTTCATCGATATCGATGCTTCGGAGTTCGAGCTGGGCGACGTGCTGGTGGCGATCGACCAGAAGCAGAAGAGCCAGGAATTCCAGTTCCAGTACGACAACGGCAGCAATCTGCAGGCGATCTTCGGCCTGTATTACATGAACGAGAAGGTGCCTTCCTACCAGGAGGCCTATGCGAGCGATTTCTTTGCCTTCGCCGGAACGCCGATCTCGTTCCTGCGCACCATCGAAGACGACCTCGATACCACCTCGAAAGCCGCATTCGCGCACATGAGCTGGGAGTTCGTGCCGACCTGGACCCTGGCCGCAGGTCTGCGCTACTCCAAGGATGAAAAGGATTACACCCGCTCCACCAGCACCTATTGGGGCCCGCTCTTTGCTGCTCTGAACGAGACCGTTGCATTTGACGGTCGCCAGAGCTGGGACGCCTGGACGCCGTCGATCAGCCTGCAGAAGGCGTTCAGCAGCAACGTCATGGGTTACGTCTCCGCCAACCGCGGCTTCAAGTCCGGCGGCTTCAACGGTCGCGCCAACTCGGTTCTGGAAACCACCCAGGCCGTGTTTGATCCGGAGTTCGTCTGGACCTACGAGGCGGGGGTGAAAATGCGTTCGGCCGACGGCCGCATGCAGGGCAACGTCACTGCCTTCCACAGCGAGTACAAGGACTTCCAGGCCCGTGTGTCGGAGATCGTGAACCCCGATTCGCCGACCCCGAGTTTCTCGTTCCCGGTACTCAACGCCGCAGCGCTGAAGATCGATGGAATCGAGTTCGAAGGTAGCGCGCTGCTGGGCGAAGGCACCCGCCTGTCGGGGCAACTGTCCTACATGAACGCCCGATACGACGAGTTCGTCGACCCGCGCGTGCAACTGGACCCGGCCCTGGCCAACCTGCATGACCATGTTCCGTTCTCGCCTGACTTCACGGCTCGCGTCGCCCTGCAGCACACCTTCATGATGGACGGCGGGGCAGGCCTCACCATCGGCGGTGATGTGTCCTACCGTGACGACACCTGGCTGTCGGTGGACAACCGCAGCAACCTGATGCAGGACGCGTACGCAACCTACGGCCTGTTCGGCGTCTGGGACTCGTCGAACTATGCGTGGCAGGTCCGCGCCGGCGTGCGCAACCTGGGTGACAAGGTCTACAAGACCGACGGTCAGGAATTCTCCAGCGTTGCCAACATCCAGACCGCGTACTACGGCATGCCGCGCAACTACTACCTGTCGGTGCGCTACAACTTCTGA
- a CDS encoding energy transducer TonB, whose amino-acid sequence MPATSRPRFDPARWLPTQRMWWVVIFAAAAGLLLFAIIWARSRSEPDFYRPGEAPADTVAADYTPLPVPTGDGTGERIEVPAESAAAQTQSPAFIEPEPAQAVESAPSFDPGPAPVYAPASNSPIVPPVPLAGQTPAPRYPARANRRGESGTVMVEAMIGADGVPTAVRVARRSGSNDLDRAAVEAVRRWRFQPATQDGRPTTGVVNVPVSFQPGG is encoded by the coding sequence ATGCCTGCAACGTCCCGCCCCCGCTTTGATCCCGCCCGATGGCTGCCCACCCAACGCATGTGGTGGGTGGTGATTTTCGCGGCAGCGGCGGGCTTGCTGCTGTTCGCGATCATCTGGGCACGCAGCCGCAGCGAGCCGGACTTCTACCGTCCCGGCGAGGCACCGGCGGACACCGTCGCCGCCGACTACACGCCGCTGCCGGTACCGACCGGCGATGGCACGGGCGAGCGTATCGAGGTTCCCGCCGAAAGCGCTGCGGCGCAGACCCAGTCGCCGGCGTTCATCGAGCCGGAACCGGCCCAGGCGGTGGAAAGCGCTCCATCGTTCGACCCCGGTCCTGCACCTGTTTATGCCCCCGCGTCGAATTCACCGATTGTTCCGCCGGTACCACTGGCCGGGCAGACGCCGGCACCGCGCTACCCTGCCCGCGCGAATCGCCGTGGCGAAAGCGGCACGGTGATGGTGGAGGCCATGATCGGTGCGGACGGCGTGCCTACGGCGGTGCGGGTCGCGCGTCGCAGCGGGTCCAATGATCTGGACCGTGCTGCGGTCGAGGCGGTCCGCCGGTGGCGCTTCCAGCCCGCTACCCAGGACGGCCGACCCACCACGGGCGTGGTCAATGTGCCGGTCAGCTTCCAGCCCGGCGGCTAG
- the serS gene encoding serine--tRNA ligase yields MLDPNLLRQQPDELAERLQQTRGHDLDVAALRVLESERKRIQIRTQELQNLRNTRSKAIGQAKGKGEDASALLAEVAGFSEELKTSEARLDAIRGELDAIALGLPNLPDDSVPGGADESDNVEQHRWGTPGVFAFPAKDHVELGARHGWLDGDTAAKLSGARFTVLRGPIARLHRALAQFMLDLHTGEHGFEETSVPVLVNAQSLVGTGQLPKFEDDLFATSVGESKRYLIPTSEVPLTNIVRDEILAESELPMRMTAHSMCFRAEAGAYGRDTRGMIRQHQFEKVELVSIVRPEDSEAEHERMTRCAEVVLEKLGLPYRRMLLCSGDMGFSASKTFDLEVWLPSQETYREISSVSNCDAFQARRMQARWRNPDSGKPELVHTLNGSGVAIGRALVAVMENYQQADGSIVVPEVLRPYMGGIDLIV; encoded by the coding sequence ATGCTCGATCCCAACCTCCTGCGCCAGCAGCCCGACGAACTGGCAGAACGCCTGCAGCAGACGCGCGGTCACGACCTGGATGTCGCCGCGTTGCGCGTGCTGGAAAGCGAACGCAAGCGGATCCAGATCCGCACCCAGGAGCTGCAGAACCTGCGCAATACGCGGTCCAAGGCCATTGGGCAGGCCAAGGGCAAGGGCGAGGATGCGAGCGCGCTGCTGGCCGAGGTCGCCGGCTTCAGCGAGGAGCTGAAGACCAGTGAGGCCCGTCTGGATGCGATCCGCGGTGAGCTGGATGCGATCGCCCTGGGCCTGCCGAACCTGCCCGACGATTCCGTGCCCGGTGGCGCCGACGAGAGCGACAACGTTGAGCAGCACCGCTGGGGAACGCCGGGCGTCTTCGCCTTCCCGGCCAAGGACCATGTCGAACTGGGCGCCCGCCACGGCTGGCTGGACGGTGACACCGCGGCCAAGCTGAGCGGTGCACGCTTCACTGTCCTGCGCGGCCCGATCGCGCGGCTGCACCGTGCGCTCGCCCAGTTCATGCTGGACCTGCACACCGGTGAGCACGGGTTCGAGGAAACCAGCGTGCCGGTGCTGGTCAACGCTCAAAGCCTGGTCGGCACTGGCCAGTTGCCGAAGTTCGAGGACGACCTGTTCGCCACGTCGGTCGGCGAGAGCAAGCGCTACCTGATCCCGACCTCCGAGGTGCCGCTGACCAACATCGTCCGCGACGAGATACTGGCCGAATCCGAACTGCCGATGCGGATGACCGCACACTCGATGTGCTTCCGTGCCGAGGCCGGCGCCTACGGCCGCGATACCCGCGGCATGATCCGGCAGCACCAGTTCGAGAAGGTCGAACTGGTCAGCATCGTCCGCCCCGAAGATTCCGAGGCCGAGCACGAGCGCATGACCCGCTGCGCCGAGGTGGTGCTGGAGAAGCTTGGACTGCCTTACCGTCGCATGTTGCTGTGCTCGGGAGACATGGGCTTCTCGGCCAGCAAGACCTTCGACCTAGAGGTGTGGCTGCCATCGCAGGAGACCTACCGGGAGATCTCCTCGGTCTCCAACTGCGATGCGTTCCAGGCCCGGCGGATGCAGGCTCGCTGGCGCAACCCCGATTCCGGGAAGCCGGAACTCGTGCATACCCTCAACGGCTCGGGCGTGGCCATCGGCCGTGCATTGGTGGCGGTGATGGAAAACTACCAGCAGGCGGACGGCTCGATCGTGGTGCCCGAAGTGCTGCGTCCGTACATGGGCGGGATCGACCTGATTGTGTGA
- a CDS encoding LysR family transcriptional regulator: protein MQDLNDLHYFAMVVEHSGFAAAERATGVPKSRLSRRISQLEAEMGVRLLQRSTRRFAVTEVGNSVYRHVQSMLAEAQAAREVVDRLSAEPRGVIRVSVPVGVAQQQMPKLLPGFLGRYPEVRVQLHVSNRRVDVINEGIDVALRVRSKLDDDGSLVMRSFGQIQELLVASPDYLRKMGRPSTPQELSEHVTMSMSEDDARQRWELHGPEGDVQPVDIKPRVMGFDLPMLLSLAIQGVGITLLPESVCADAVRRGDLQVVLPAWRLPQGIVHAVFASRRGMLPAVRVFIDYLAETVPALVSDARLGCGDINGKPCSEAELKAFRR from the coding sequence ATGCAGGATCTCAACGATCTCCACTATTTCGCCATGGTGGTGGAACACTCCGGCTTCGCTGCGGCGGAGCGGGCCACCGGCGTCCCCAAGTCGCGCCTGAGCCGTCGCATCAGCCAGCTCGAAGCGGAAATGGGTGTCCGCCTGCTGCAACGCTCCACCCGCCGGTTTGCCGTGACCGAGGTCGGCAATTCGGTTTACCGCCACGTCCAATCGATGCTCGCCGAGGCGCAGGCGGCCCGCGAAGTGGTGGATCGGTTGAGCGCCGAGCCGCGCGGCGTGATCCGGGTCAGCGTTCCGGTGGGTGTCGCCCAGCAACAGATGCCCAAGCTGCTTCCAGGTTTCCTCGGTCGCTACCCGGAAGTGCGCGTGCAACTGCATGTCAGCAATCGCCGGGTGGATGTGATCAACGAGGGGATCGACGTGGCCCTGCGCGTGCGCAGCAAGCTGGACGACGACGGCAGCCTGGTGATGCGCAGCTTCGGGCAGATCCAGGAGCTGCTGGTCGCCAGTCCCGATTACCTGCGCAAGATGGGTCGTCCCTCGACCCCGCAGGAACTCTCCGAGCACGTCACCATGAGCATGAGCGAGGACGACGCGCGACAACGCTGGGAACTCCATGGCCCCGAGGGCGACGTGCAGCCGGTCGACATAAAGCCACGGGTAATGGGCTTCGACCTGCCGATGCTGCTCTCACTGGCGATACAGGGCGTAGGCATCACCCTGTTGCCCGAGAGCGTGTGCGCCGATGCGGTCCGTCGCGGTGACCTGCAGGTGGTGTTGCCGGCGTGGCGTTTGCCGCAGGGCATCGTCCACGCCGTGTTTGCCTCCCGACGCGGCATGCTGCCAGCCGTGCGGGTATTCATCGATTACCTCGCCGAAACCGTTCCGGCGCTGGTTTCCGATGCCCGTCTGGGTTGCGGCGACATCAACGGCAAGCCGTGCAGTGAGGCGGAACTCAAGGCGTTCAGACGCTGA
- a CDS encoding response regulator gives MGITVFIVDDHALVRTGMRMILSAEDDIQVVGDVESGEMALPLIRQLKPDVVLCDLHLPGVSGLEVTERVVKGNQETRVIIVSVLEDGPMPRRLLEAGAFGYVGKGGDAAELVRAVRDVARGRRYLASNIAQHLALSGLEGDDSPFDELSPRELEVALLLAQGLRQEEIARRLCLSAKTINTHKSRMFEKLDITDSIALARLLGQHGLLEPSRVL, from the coding sequence ATGGGAATTACTGTATTCATCGTGGATGACCACGCGCTGGTGCGTACCGGCATGCGCATGATCCTGTCGGCCGAAGACGACATCCAGGTCGTGGGGGACGTGGAAAGCGGGGAGATGGCGTTGCCATTGATCCGGCAACTGAAACCCGACGTGGTGTTGTGCGACCTGCACCTGCCCGGCGTGAGTGGGCTTGAGGTCACGGAGCGGGTCGTCAAGGGCAACCAGGAAACGCGCGTCATCATCGTGTCCGTACTGGAGGACGGTCCAATGCCGCGGCGTCTGTTGGAGGCCGGCGCGTTCGGTTACGTCGGCAAGGGCGGTGATGCCGCCGAGCTGGTACGGGCCGTGCGCGACGTGGCACGGGGCAGGCGCTACCTGGCCAGCAACATCGCCCAGCACCTGGCGCTGTCAGGCCTGGAGGGGGATGACTCGCCGTTCGATGAACTCTCCCCGCGCGAGTTGGAGGTGGCGCTGCTGCTGGCGCAGGGCTTGCGTCAGGAGGAGATCGCCCGCCGGTTGTGTTTGAGCGCGAAGACCATCAACACCCACAAAAGCCGGATGTTCGAGAAACTCGACATCACTGACAGCATCGCGCTGGCCCGCCTGCTGGGGCAACACGGATTGCTGGAGCCAAGCCGGGTTCTCTAG
- a CDS encoding Rne/Rng family ribonuclease: MLINATQAEELRVAIVDGQNLYDIDIEQPSQEQKKSNIYKGKITRLEPSLEAAFVEYGGDRHGFLPMKEISRDYFAAGVDHNKAGLKELLREGQEVVVQVDKEERGNKGAALTTYISLAGRYMVLMPNSPTAGGVSRRIEGEDRAELKRAMDALNIPDDMGVIIRTAGVGRDAEELQWDLDYLLQVWKSVADAALTKPAPFLIYQESRLIIRALRDYMRPDIGEVLVDTEEMYAEAREFVEQVMPHNLRKLKHYTDDVPLFNRFQIESQIENAYERDVRLPSGGALVIDQTEALTAVDVNSARATRGSDIEETAFNTNLEAAEEVARQMRLRDLAGLVVIDFIDMSSSKHQREVENRLQNALKQDRARVQVGRISRFGLLEMSRQRLRPSLGESSQLVCPRCEGHGRMRSVESLSLSILRVSEEHAMKENTGQILVQAPTEIANYLLNEKRRAISEIESRHGTPIVIVADEHLLTPHYEVSRLRDNELGEDSNRPSYHRGSQRKLPTHALTKANLNVPVAAAVTNVRPAQPAPLREPRQADVPAAAAPTPVVVAAAPTHSIGMVDRIMRFFRGTPAPAADKAANDRSSSGRGRSNGSNQAERSDRGERQDRNGQRRGGKQQGREGNRRDDARRGNGQPQEERASASNGRGSRQQREKQPRRQGETNVAAMDVAEKSTQRQPRQSRGDRPTRDVTAPQLDTADQAALATAAAATSAVSPAAERDSDRANADTRQAPAAANATNGHAPAEDDNNADGTNRRRRGRRGGRRRRRGSADASSAADHSSDNVLSDAGSSEDNDAPGGAPAGEVPAPVSRAQPEFDFDDVPEAVTKQEEKPKTDEKPLAPPPEDQPEAKPLAASKSVERADLSSTDAELKETSTPKAESDDEGNEEVEGTHAPKARKPRAPRAPRTPRARKQSDAVAEGPDDDGTDMTSADAPAPATESTEAREAAGGDDEAQTRSDRHSNKPTPQVQPPLVRTVPGYITGENAADDAIDAGTKLPPVVVAPPAVVAVEKVSAEPEFASSAMIVGDTSPEKVESPVNQNVVDEKVSDKDEPRTANLFEGNTQIVEGIDEEDAAETSTGSARKDVKHDA; encoded by the coding sequence ATGCTGATCAACGCGACGCAGGCCGAAGAGCTGCGCGTCGCGATTGTCGACGGGCAGAACCTGTACGACATCGATATCGAGCAACCGTCGCAGGAACAGAAAAAGTCCAACATCTACAAGGGCAAGATCACCCGCCTGGAGCCATCGCTGGAGGCGGCGTTCGTCGAATACGGCGGTGATCGCCACGGCTTCCTGCCGATGAAGGAAATCTCGCGCGACTATTTCGCCGCGGGCGTGGACCACAACAAGGCCGGCCTGAAGGAACTGCTGCGCGAGGGCCAGGAGGTCGTGGTCCAGGTGGACAAGGAAGAGCGCGGCAACAAGGGCGCGGCGCTGACCACCTACATCTCGCTGGCCGGGCGCTACATGGTGCTGATGCCCAACTCCCCCACCGCGGGCGGCGTATCGCGCCGGATCGAGGGCGAGGACCGCGCCGAACTCAAGCGCGCGATGGATGCGCTGAACATCCCCGACGACATGGGCGTGATCATCCGCACCGCCGGTGTCGGCCGTGATGCCGAGGAACTGCAGTGGGATCTGGATTACCTGCTGCAGGTGTGGAAGTCGGTGGCCGATGCGGCGCTGACCAAGCCCGCGCCCTTCCTGATCTACCAGGAAAGCCGCCTGATCATCCGCGCATTGCGTGACTACATGCGCCCGGACATCGGCGAGGTGCTCGTTGACACCGAGGAGATGTACGCCGAGGCGCGCGAGTTCGTCGAGCAGGTGATGCCGCACAACCTGCGCAAGCTCAAGCATTACACCGACGACGTGCCGCTGTTCAACCGCTTCCAGATCGAGTCGCAGATCGAAAACGCCTACGAGCGTGATGTGCGCCTGCCCTCGGGCGGCGCGCTGGTCATCGACCAGACGGAGGCGCTGACCGCGGTCGACGTCAACTCGGCGCGTGCGACGCGCGGAAGCGACATCGAGGAAACCGCGTTCAACACCAACCTGGAGGCGGCCGAGGAAGTCGCCCGCCAGATGCGCCTGCGCGACCTGGCCGGCCTGGTGGTGATCGATTTCATCGACATGTCCTCCAGCAAGCACCAGCGCGAGGTCGAAAACCGCCTGCAGAACGCGCTCAAACAGGATCGCGCCCGCGTCCAGGTCGGCCGTATTTCCCGCTTCGGCCTGCTGGAGATGAGCCGGCAGCGGCTGCGTCCGAGTCTGGGCGAGTCCAGCCAGCTCGTGTGCCCGCGCTGCGAAGGCCATGGCCGCATGCGCAGTGTCGAGTCCCTGTCGCTGTCGATCCTGCGCGTGAGCGAAGAGCACGCGATGAAAGAAAACACCGGACAGATCCTGGTCCAGGCGCCGACCGAAATCGCCAACTACCTGCTCAACGAGAAGCGCCGCGCGATCAGCGAGATCGAAAGCCGTCACGGCACCCCGATCGTGATCGTCGCCGACGAGCATCTGTTGACGCCGCATTACGAAGTCAGCCGACTGCGCGACAACGAGCTGGGCGAAGACAGCAACCGTCCGAGCTACCATCGCGGCAGCCAGCGCAAGCTTCCAACCCACGCCTTGACCAAGGCGAACCTGAATGTTCCGGTCGCCGCCGCCGTGACCAACGTCAGGCCGGCCCAGCCGGCGCCTTTGCGTGAACCGCGCCAGGCTGACGTGCCTGCTGCGGCGGCGCCGACTCCGGTGGTGGTCGCTGCGGCTCCGACCCATTCCATCGGAATGGTCGACCGCATCATGCGGTTCTTCCGTGGCACCCCTGCCCCGGCTGCCGACAAGGCGGCGAACGATCGCTCGAGCAGTGGTCGGGGGCGTTCAAACGGCAGCAACCAGGCCGAGCGCAGCGATCGCGGCGAGCGTCAGGACCGCAACGGCCAGCGCCGTGGTGGGAAGCAGCAAGGTCGTGAGGGCAACCGTCGCGATGATGCCCGTCGTGGCAACGGACAGCCGCAGGAAGAGCGGGCCTCTGCCAGCAATGGCCGTGGGTCCAGGCAGCAGCGCGAAAAACAGCCCCGACGCCAGGGCGAGACAAACGTCGCGGCAATGGACGTTGCCGAGAAATCCACGCAGCGGCAGCCTCGCCAGTCGCGCGGGGATCGCCCGACGCGTGACGTAACCGCACCGCAGCTGGATACCGCCGATCAGGCGGCGTTGGCCACCGCGGCCGCCGCAACGTCTGCGGTCTCGCCTGCAGCAGAACGTGACAGCGACCGCGCCAACGCTGATACCCGGCAGGCGCCGGCCGCCGCAAACGCCACCAATGGCCATGCCCCGGCCGAAGACGATAACAACGCCGACGGCACCAACCGTCGCCGCCGCGGCCGTCGTGGTGGCCGTCGCCGCCGTCGCGGCAGTGCGGACGCCTCATCTGCCGCAGACCATTCTTCCGACAACGTCCTGTCGGATGCAGGCTCCTCGGAAGATAACGACGCCCCAGGCGGTGCTCCGGCCGGTGAAGTTCCGGCACCGGTAAGTCGTGCACAGCCCGAGTTCGACTTTGACGATGTTCCTGAGGCCGTTACGAAGCAGGAAGAGAAACCGAAGACCGACGAAAAGCCGCTGGCCCCGCCGCCTGAGGATCAGCCCGAAGCGAAACCTCTTGCAGCCTCGAAAAGCGTCGAGCGCGCGGATCTGTCCTCGACCGATGCTGAGCTCAAGGAAACGAGCACGCCCAAGGCCGAGAGCGACGACGAAGGCAATGAGGAGGTCGAAGGCACGCATGCGCCGAAGGCACGCAAGCCACGGGCACCCCGGGCGCCGCGCACACCTCGTGCCCGCAAGCAGTCAGATGCCGTCGCGGAAGGCCCGGACGATGACGGCACCGACATGACGTCTGCGGACGCGCCTGCTCCTGCAACCGAATCGACCGAGGCACGGGAAGCCGCCGGAGGTGATGACGAAGCGCAGACACGCTCCGACCGACATTCGAACAAGCCGACGCCGCAGGTCCAGCCACCCCTGGTGCGGACGGTTCCGGGTTACATCACCGGCGAAAATGCAGCCGATGACGCGATCGACGCCGGGACGAAGTTGCCACCGGTCGTGGTGGCGCCGCCGGCGGTGGTTGCGGTTGAGAAAGTGTCGGCGGAGCCTGAATTCGCATCTTCCGCGATGATCGTCGGCGATACGTCGCCCGAGAAAGTCGAGTCGCCGGTCAATCAGAACGTAGTCGACGAGAAGGTCAGCGACAAGGACGAGCCGCGCACCGCGAACCTGTTCGAAGGCAACACGCAAATCGTCGAAGGCATTGACGAGGAAGACGCTGCGGAAACATCGACCGGATCGGCCAGGAAAGACGTCAAGCACGACGCGTGA
- a CDS encoding RluA family pseudouridine synthase — translation MTHSDTQQSHAGARVAVVPEDREGQRLDNFLLGLLKGAPRSLVYKLVRSGQVRVNGGRAKAERKLESGDKVRIPPVRLEPEGERASPPRGFMDALEAAIVHEDARLLVLNKPSGVASHGGSGISFGAIETLRALRPGQGLELVHRLDRDTSGVLVVSKKRSTLTEMQALMRESTSGAGGMRKRYLALLVGRMPDGTMSVDAPLHVGLRQGGERHVQVNPSGKSALSHFKVLERRGGHSYCEVRIETGRTHQIRAHAQHIGHTVAGDDKYGDPEVNRRLRDQAGLKRLFLHAATLEFALDGGKTPYSLTAPLAPELLDVLDRLK, via the coding sequence ATGACCCATTCAGATACCCAGCAAAGCCATGCCGGAGCGCGCGTTGCGGTGGTTCCGGAGGACCGAGAAGGCCAGCGGCTGGACAACTTCCTGCTCGGGCTTCTGAAGGGTGCTCCGAGATCGCTGGTCTACAAGCTGGTGCGCTCCGGCCAGGTGCGTGTGAACGGGGGCCGGGCGAAGGCGGAACGCAAGCTGGAAAGCGGCGACAAGGTCCGCATCCCGCCGGTACGACTGGAGCCGGAAGGCGAGCGCGCGTCACCGCCGCGCGGGTTCATGGATGCGCTGGAGGCGGCAATCGTCCATGAGGATGCGAGGCTGCTGGTCCTTAACAAACCATCGGGGGTCGCCAGCCATGGCGGCAGCGGCATCAGTTTTGGCGCGATCGAGACGTTGCGCGCCTTGCGTCCCGGGCAGGGCCTGGAGCTGGTGCACCGGCTTGATCGCGACACCTCCGGCGTCCTGGTGGTCTCCAAGAAGCGCTCCACCCTCACCGAGATGCAGGCGCTGATGCGCGAGAGCACCAGCGGCGCTGGCGGCATGCGCAAGCGCTACCTGGCTTTGCTGGTCGGGCGCATGCCGGACGGAACGATGAGCGTGGACGCGCCGCTACACGTCGGCTTGCGCCAGGGCGGCGAGCGGCACGTGCAGGTGAACCCGTCAGGCAAGTCGGCGCTGAGTCATTTCAAGGTGCTGGAGCGGCGCGGTGGGCATTCCTACTGCGAGGTGCGCATCGAAACCGGGCGTACCCACCAGATCCGCGCGCATGCGCAGCACATTGGTCACACCGTTGCTGGCGACGACAAGTACGGGGATCCGGAGGTCAACCGCCGCCTGCGTGATCAGGCAGGACTGAAACGTCTGTTCCTGCATGCAGCCACGCTGGAATTCGCCCTGGACGGTGGCAAAACGCCCTACAGCCTTACTGCGCCACTGGCGCCCGAGTTGCTGGATGTCCTCGACCGCCTGAAGTAG
- a CDS encoding energy transducer TonB has protein sequence MPVDHPLKPVIGPWKLFPALSALAVGLMLAGCSSEQAEQPAQVAPTQPMAVETPPPEYPEELACAGIEGEVGVLLTIGVDGIPKDVKVEDTSGHPQLDASAVEAVKGWKFQAGTSRGKPAESPLRVPVKFTAPDMDSERCRDVSGSLLQ, from the coding sequence ATGCCCGTTGACCACCCGCTCAAGCCCGTGATTGGCCCCTGGAAGCTGTTTCCCGCCCTGTCCGCCCTTGCCGTGGGGCTGATGCTCGCTGGCTGCAGCTCCGAGCAGGCCGAGCAGCCGGCGCAGGTCGCGCCTACCCAGCCGATGGCCGTGGAGACGCCGCCGCCCGAGTACCCGGAGGAACTGGCCTGCGCGGGTATAGAAGGCGAAGTGGGCGTGCTGCTCACCATTGGCGTCGATGGCATTCCGAAGGATGTGAAGGTTGAAGACACCAGCGGGCATCCGCAACTGGATGCGTCCGCGGTGGAAGCGGTAAAGGGCTGGAAGTTCCAGGCCGGCACCAGCCGCGGCAAACCGGCGGAAAGCCCGCTGCGGGTGCCGGTGAAGTTCACCGCGCCGGACATGGATTCAGAGCGCTGCCGGGACGTTTCGGGCAGCCTGCTGCAGTAA
- a CDS encoding 4a-hydroxytetrahydrobiopterin dehydratase, which produces MNDRISLAQAHCVPRKGSGHRLDEARIRELHAHLDDWTVAEEGRALTRTFKFDDYYRTIAFVNALAFIANREDHHPDLGVHYDRCEVRFSTHDVGGLSENDFICAAKTDALQE; this is translated from the coding sequence ATGAACGACAGGATTTCACTGGCCCAGGCCCATTGCGTCCCGCGCAAAGGTTCGGGCCATCGCCTTGACGAAGCCCGGATCCGTGAACTCCATGCCCATCTGGACGACTGGACCGTAGCCGAAGAAGGCCGCGCCCTCACCCGAACGTTCAAGTTCGACGACTATTACCGGACGATCGCCTTCGTCAATGCGCTCGCCTTCATCGCCAATCGCGAGGATCACCACCCGGATCTGGGCGTGCATTACGACCGCTGCGAGGTTCGCTTTTCGACCCACGACGTGGGCGGGTTGAGCGAGAACGACTTTATCTGTGCTGCAAAAACCGATGCCCTGCAGGAGTGA